In Eupeodes corollae chromosome 3, idEupCoro1.1, whole genome shotgun sequence, a single genomic region encodes these proteins:
- the LOC129951067 gene encoding transmembrane channel-like protein 7, giving the protein MSNAKSRKNNTQGWEEAGGEFYQESYPAEWEGFQRDPAAIATLLPSKQNRVATSRRIRNNHNHDTQVKRRQTQYNTRSNSIARREIQYQDVQGATLPDLSQDLTDEERIWEEIQEIKSMPVSMTQKKDLKAKLQNATKLRLQGFDQFKWQRRKAWQQLHTKWTEVLTKMGLWRSSLKKIEGSFGTGVVAYFLLLRWLMFLNLVIFFLIFIFIIIPHVFLVHPNEELCDQVTANDSTQCCRESYLNNTSSEFYILDLIQGTGFMENTLLFYGVYTNKVSDQIPHSQNEEIEDISNTSTLNSHYNNNNNNYERSEGKEFNYDLPLAYISITVLYFLISLAAIVKGASREFKDRLVDGEGQFYQYCNLVFGGWDFCIHNSKSADIKHKALYNEIKGLLYSKRIDYERSNRSRDHMYKLVLVRFLVNCAVAVILVLSALFIYFLFNLSLKYLEPNFKTSHHISLLDQTTYTFSAEETLKKPNNPKEQFTILFYEFLPYIAIVCLNLLVPNLFNYLCEFEQYSPMFVVKVNLFRTVFLRLASLAVLLSRFYHLIIPKTSSQCFNDKYKTPQCWETYIGQQFYKLLITDFVTNIGVTFFVNFPRAIMARHIKTRFVRLIGEQEFELPKHVLDIVYSQTICWLGSFYSPFLPVIAAVLTFCMFYIKKFQCLVNSKPSAILYRASGSNSLFMLILLVSYSVALIPVVYAIAEVIPSRSCGPFRGLPSVWDAATTAFNQMPSVVKNCIFFLGTAGFAIPCFIVLVLFLYYYHAVSNANKHMVEVLRNQLVLEGHDKQFLLNRLSSFVKLQQDYQKKMRQFVERDRRQHQPHHHILQCEHGNYEECNSIESEN; this is encoded by the exons cTACTTCAAGGCGCATTCGCAATAATCATAATCATGATACACAAGTTAAACGGCGTCAAACACAATACAACACACGGTCGAATTCAATTGCGAGACGTGAAATCCAGTATCAAGATGTTCAAGGTGCCACATTGCCCGATTTATCACAAGACTTAACCGACGAAGAACGAATATGGgaagaaattcaagaaataaaatctatgcCAGTGTCAATGacacaaaaaaaggatttaaaagcAAAACTTCAA AATGCTACAAAACTTCGTCTTCAGGGATTCGATCAATTTAAATGGCAACGCCGTAAAGCTTGGCAGCAACTCCACACTAAATGGACggaagttttaacaaaaatgggACTATGGCGTAGTTCGCTTAAAAAAATTGAGGGTAGTTTTGGAACCGGTGTTGTAGCATATTTCTTGCTTCTCAGATGGCTTATGTTTCTAaatttagttatattttttttaatatttattttcattatcatACCACATGTATTTCTAGTTCATCCAAATGAAGAATTGTGTGATCAGGTAACTGCAAACGACTCAACACAATGTTGTAGGGAATCCTACTTGAATAATACATCGagtgaattttatattttggattTAATCCAAGGCACTGGTTTCATGGAaaatactttattattttatggaGTCTATACAAATAAAGTATCTGACCAAATTCCACATAGCCAAAATGAAGAGATTGAAGACATAAGTAATACATCTACTTTAAATTCacattacaataataataataataattatgagcGTAGTGAAGGTAAAGAATTCAATTACGATCTACCTTTAGCTTACATTAGCATTACGGTGCTATATTTTCTCATTTCACTGGCTGCTATTGTTAAAGGGGCATCACGTGAATTCAAAGACAGATTAGTTGATGGTGAGGGTCAATTTTATCAATATTGTAATCTAGTATTTGGAGGTTGggatttttgtatacataacaGTAAATCGGCTGACATAAAGCATAAAGCACTCTATAATGAAATTAAGGGTCTTCTTTACTCTAAGCGTATAGATTACGAGCGTAGCAATCGATCCCGAGATCACATGTACAAATTAGTCCTAGTAAGATTTCTAGTTAACTGTGCAGTTGCTGTTATTTTGGTTCTTTCggctttatttatatatttcctttttaatttgAGCCTTAAGTATCTTGAACCAAATTTCAAAACGAGTCATCATATATCATTACTCGATCAGACGACTTACACATTTTCCGCtgaagaaacattaaaaaagccTAACAATCCCAAAGAAcagtttacaattttgttttatgaattcttACCGTACATTGCTATAGTCTGTCTCAATTTATTGGTcccaaacttatttaattatcTTTGTGAGTTCGAACAATATTCGCCAATGTTTGTAGTCAAAGTTAATCTTTTTAGAACTGTATTTTTGCGACTGGCCTCTTTGGCTGTTCTTTTGAGCCGCTTTTATCATTTAATTATTCCAAAGACAAGTTCGCAATGCTTTAATGATAAATACAAAACGCCACAATGTTGGGAGACATATATTGGCCAACAGTTTTACAAGCTTCTAATAACAGACTTTGTTACAAATATTGGAGTaactttttttgtcaatttcccTCGTGCAATAATGGCCCGTCATATTAAAACAAGATTTGTTCGACTTATTGGTGAACAAGAATTTGAACTGCCTAAACACGTTTTAGACATTGTGTATTCGCAAACCATATGTTGGTTGGGTAGCTTCTATTCCCCTTTTCTTCCCGTAATAGCAGCcgttttgacattttgtatgttttacataaaaaaattcCAGTGCTTGGTTAATTCGAAACCTTCAGCAATACTTTATAGGGCTTCCGGATCAAATTCGCTTTTTATGCTCATTTTACTTGTATCATATTCGGTGGCATTGATTCCTGTTGTATATGCGATAGCTGAAGTTATACCTTCAAGATCATGTGGTCCTTTCAGAGGACTTCCTTCTGTTTGGGATGCTGCAACCACAGCGTTTAATCAAATGCCGTCTGTTGTTAAGAACTGCATTTTCTTTTTGGGTACAGCTGGGTTTGCCATTCCATGTTTCATAGtactggttttatttttgtattattatcatGCCGTTTCAAATGCAAACAAACACATGGTTGAGGTTCTAAGAAACCAACTGGTTTTAGAAGGTCATGATAAACAGTTTCTTTTAAATCGCTTAAGTTCTTTTGTTAAACTTCAACAGgactaccaaaaaaaaatgcgACAGTTTGTCGAACGTGATCGACGACAACATCAGCCACATCATCATATCCTTCAGTGTGAACATGGAAATTATGAGGAATGTAATTCAATTGAAAgtgaaaattaa